From Ignavibacterium sp.:
CACAAATTCATTTCACAATAATTCCACAAACCCACAATGATTTATGTTTATGCATTAAAAAGTAAAATAAGAAATTACATTTATGTTGGAATGACCTCTGACATTAATGATAGAATGCGAAGACATAATTCAGGATACGAAAAAACTACACGAAGTTATCGACCATTTGAGTTAATCTATCTTGAAGAATTCGAAAACAGACAAGAAGCAAGAATTAAAGAAAAGTATCTGAAGAGTGGTGTTGGAAAAGAATTTCTGAAACGACTGATAAACAAGAATTAAAGTCAATTAGTCGCTAATTAGAATGATTAAATGATATAAAAAATTACTTCAGGATTATTAAATAAATCTCCTGGCTTTTCTGTGGAAATAATTCACTCAAGTTTCAAGAGTTGGCATTAGCCAGTGCAGGCCTGCCTGCCGTCAGGCAGGTTCGAGTCCTGTTCCGGGCACAAATTCATTTCACAATAATTCCACAAACCCACAATGATTTATGTTTATGCATTAAAAAGTAAAATAAGAAATTACATTTATGTTGGAATGACTTCTGACATTAATGATAGAATGCGAAGACATAATTCAGGATATGAAAAAACGACACGAAGTTATCGACCATTTGAGTTAATCTATCTTGAAGAATTCGAAAACAGACAAGAAGCAAGAATTAAAGAAAAGTATCTGAAGAGTGGTGTTGGAAAAGAATTTCTGAAACGACTGATAAACAAGAATTAAAGTCAATTAGTCGCTAATTAGAATGATTAAATAATATAAAAAATTACTTCAGGATTAATAAATAAATCTCCTGGCTTTTCTGTGGAAATAATTCACTCAAGTTTCAAGAGTTGGCATTAGCCAGTGCAGGCCTGCCTGCCGTCAGGCAGGTTCGAGTCCTGTTCCGGGCACAAATTCATTTCACAATAATTCCACAACCCCACAATGATTTATGTTTATGCATTAAAAAGCAAAATAAGAAATTACATTTATGTTGGAATGACCTCTGACATTAATGACAGAATGCGAAGACATAATTCAGGATATGAGAAAACGACACGAAGTTATCGACCATTTGAGTTAATCTATCTTGAAGAATTCGAAAACAGACAAGAAGCAAGAATTAAAGAGAAGTATCTGAAGAGTGGTGTTGGAAAAGAATTTCTGAAACGACTGATAAACAAGAATTAAAGTCAATTAGTCGCTAATTAGAATGATTAAATGATATAAAAAATTACTTCAGGATTATTAAATAAATCTCCTGGCTTTTCTGTGGAAATAATTCACTCAAGTTTCAAGAGTTGGCATTAGCCAGTGCAGGCCTGCCTGCCGTCAGGCAGGTTCGAGTCCTGTTCCGGGCACAAATTCATTTCACAATAATTCCACAAACCCACAATGATTTATGTTTATGCATTAAAAAGTAAAATAAGAAATTACATTTATGTTGGAATGACCTCTGACATTAATGATAGAATGCGAAGACATAATTCAGGATACGAAAAAACTACACGAAGTTATCGACCATTTGAGTTAATCTATCTTGAAGAATTCGAAAACAGACAAGAAGCAAGAATTAAAGAAAAGTATCTGAAGAGTGGTGTTGGAAAAGAATTTCTGAAACGACTGATAAACAAGAATTAAAGTCAATTAGTCGCTAATTAGAATGATTAAATGATATAAAAAATTACTTCAGGATTATTAAATAAATCTCCTGGCTTTTCTGTGGAAATAATTCACTCAAGTTTCAAGAGTTGGCATTAGCCAGTGCAGGCCTGCCTGCCGTCAGGCAGGTTCGAGTCCTGTTCCGGGCACAAATTCATTTCACAATAATTCCACAAACCCACAATGATTTATGTTTATGCATTAAAAAGTAAAATAAGAAATTACATTTATGTTGGAATGACCTCTGACATTAATGATAGAATGCGAAGACATAATTCAGGATACGAAAAAACTACACGAAGTTATCGACCATTTGAGTTAATCTATCTTGAAGAATTCGAAAACAGACAAGAAGCAAGAATTAAAGAAAAGTATCTGAAGAGTGGTGTTGGAAAAGAATTTCTGAAACGACTGATAAACAAGAATTAAAGTCAATTAGTCGCTAATTAGAATGATTAAATAATATAAAAAATTACTTCAGGATTAATAAATAAATCTCCTGGCTTTTCTGCGGAAATAATTTACTCAAGTTTCAGGAGTTGGCATTAGCCAGTGCAGGCCTGCCTGCCGTCAGGCAGGTTCGAGTCCTGTTCCGGGCACAAATTCATTTCACAATAATTCCACAACCCCACAATGATTTATGTTTATGCATTAAGAAGCAAAATAAGAAATTACATTTATATTGGAATGACCTCTGACGTTGATGATAGCGTAAGAAGATAAAATTCAGATTAAAAGAAGTAATTAAACATTTACTCCAGATTTGATAACGACTAGTTCTTTGACATTCATATCATTTTAACATAACCTTCAACCTAAAAGAAATTCTGTTTACCACAAAATCTTATTGATGATATTTATGTTGTAGAATTAAAATTTCATCAAACTAAATTTAATTTATTGGATTATTGACATTAATAATAATTTTGTGCAGTTTCGCATGTGAGCAAAATAATTTTACATTTTTCAACTATTGGTAATTGCTGATGAAAAATAATTTACCAACTGATCTTAGCAGGGCACTCTTCAAAACCGAAAAAATTGACCACTTAAAAAATCATTCTATCAT
This genomic window contains:
- a CDS encoding GIY-YIG nuclease family protein translates to MIYVYALKSKIRNYIYVGMTSDINDRMRRHNSGYEKTTRSYRPFELIYLEEFENRQEARIKEKYLKSGVGKEFLKRLINKN
- a CDS encoding GIY-YIG nuclease family protein translates to MIYVYALKSKIRNYIYVGMTSDINDRMRRHNSGYEKTTRSYRPFELIYLEEFENRQEARIKEKYLKSGVGKEFLKRLINKN
- a CDS encoding GIY-YIG nuclease family protein translates to MIYVYALKSKIRNYIYVGMTSDINDRMRRHNSGYEKTTRSYRPFELIYLEEFENRQEARIKEKYLKSGVGKEFLKRLINKN